A genome region from Populus alba chromosome 3, ASM523922v2, whole genome shotgun sequence includes the following:
- the LOC118030997 gene encoding beta-galactosidase 1: protein MALKKTSMCNSSNALLVLLFLVSSLACSVTASVSYDSKAITINGQRRILISGSIHYPRSSPEMWPDLIQKAKEGGLDVIQTYVFWNGHEPSPGKYYFEGNYDLVKFVKLAKEAGLYVHLRIGPYVCAEWNFGGFPVWLKYIPGINFRTDNGPFKAQMQKFTTKIVNMMKAERLFETQGGPIILSQIENEYGPMEYEIGAPGKAYTKWAAEMAVGLRTGVPWVMCKQDDAPDPIINTCNGFYCDYFSPNKAYKPKMWTEAWTGWFTQFGGPVPHRPAEDMAFSVARFIQKGGSFINYYMYHGGTNFGRTAGGPFIATSYDYDAPLDEYGLLRQPKWGHLKDLHRAIKLCEPALVSGDATVIPLGNYQEAHVFNYKAGGCAAFLANYHQRSFAKVSFRNMHYNLPPWSISILPDCKNTVYNTARVGAQSARMKMTPVPMHGGFSWQAYNEEPSASGDNTFTMVGLLEQINTTRDVSDYLWYMTDVHIDPSEGFLRSGKYPVLSVLSAGHALHVFINGQLSGTAYGSLDFPKLTFTQGVKLRAGVNKISLLSIAVGLPNVGPHFETWNAGILGPVTLNGLNEGRRDLSWQKWSYKIGLHGEALGLHSISGSSSVEWAEGSLVAQRQPLSWYKTTFNAPAGNSPLALDMGSMGKGQIWINGQHVGRHWPAYKASGTCGDCSYIGTYNEKKCSTNCGEASQRWYHVPQSWLKPTGNLLVVFEEWGGDPNGISLVRRDVDSVCADIYEWQPTLMNYQMQASGKVNKPLRPKAHLSCGPGQKIRSIKFASFGTPEGVCGSYRQGSCHAFHSYDAFNNLCVGQNSCSVTVAPEMFGGDPCLNVMKKLAVEAICS, encoded by the exons ATGGCTTTGAAGAAGACATCAATGTGCAATAGCAGTAATGCGCTGctggttttattgtttttggtgAGCTCTTTGGCCTGTTCTGTCACTGCCTCTGTGTCTTATGACTCTAAGGCCATCACCATTAATGGCCAAAGAAGGATTCTTATTTCTGGATCCATTCACTACCCAAGAAGTTCCCCTGAG ATGTGGCCAGATCTTATTCAGAAGGCAAAAGAAGGAGGACTGGATGTTATTCAGACATATGTTTTTTGGAATGGACATGAACCTTCACCAGGAAAG TATTATTTTGAGGGGAACTATGATCTGGTCAAGTTTGTTAAGCTGGCGAAGGAAGCAGGCCTTTATGTTCATCTCAGGATTGGACCTTATGTCTGTGCTGAGTGGAACTTTGG GGGTTTCCCAGTTTGGCTCAAGTACATTCCAGGCATCAATTTCAGAACAGACAATGGCCCTTTCAAG GCTCAAATGCAAAAGTTCACAACAAAGATTGTTAATATGATGAAAGCAGAAAGGTTATTTGAGACTCAAGGTGGTCCAATAATTCTCTCCCAG ATTGAGAATGAATATGGACCCATGGAATATGAAATTGGTGCACCTGGTAAAGCTTACACCAAATGGGCTGCAGAAATGGCTGTAGGTCTCCGTACTGGTGTCCCATGGGTCATGTGCAAGCAAGATGATGCCCCAGATCCTATT ATCAACACCTGCAATGGTTTCTACTGTGATTACTTCTCTCCAAACAAAGCTTACAAACCAAAGATGTGGACTGAAGCTTGGACTGGCTG GTTTACCCAATTTGGTGGCCCAGTTCCTCACCGACCGGCTGAAGACATGGCATTTTCGGTTGCAAGGTTCATACAGAAGGGGGGGTCCTTCATAAACTATTATATG TATCATGGAGGGACAAATTTTGGCCGAACTGCTGGTGGTCCTTTCATTGCAACAAGTTATGATTACGATGCTCCTCTTGATGAATATG GACTGTTAAGGCAGCCTAAATGGGGCCATTTGAAAGATTTGCACCGGGCAATTAAGCTGTGTGAACCCGCTTTAGTATCTGGAGATGCAACTGTGATACCACTTGGAAATTACCAAGAG GCTCATGTATTCAATTATAAGGCCGGAGGTTGTGCAGCATTCCTTGCAAATTACCATCAGAGATCATTTGCAAAGGTGTCATTTAGGAATATGCATTATAACCTGCCTCCATGGTCCATCAGCATTCTTCCAGATTGCAAGAACACTGTTTACAACACTGCAAGG GTTGGAGCTCAAAGTGCAAGGATGAAGATGACCCCTGTTCCTATGCATGGAGGGTTCTCTTGGCAAGCATATAATGAAGAGCCGTCTGCAAGTGGTGATAACACATTCACTATGGTTGGGTTGCTGGAGCAGATAAATACAACTAGAGATGTTTCAGACTATTTGTGGTACATGACAGA CGTTCATATCGACCCCAGCGAAGGCTTTCTGAGGAGTGGAAAATATCCTGTTCTTAGTGTTCTATCAGCTGGGCACGCTTTACATGTTTTCATCAATGGTCAACTATCAG GGACCGCCTATGGAAGTTTAGACTTCCCAAAGTTGACATTTACTCAAGGTGTAAAGTTGAGAGCTGGAGTCAACAAAATTTCTCTTCTCAGCATTGCTGTTGGTCTCCCG AATGTTGGCCCACACTTTGAGACATGGAATGCTGGTATTCTTGGACCTGTGACGTTGAATGGTCTCAATGAGGGACGAAGGGACTTGTCCTGGCAGAAGTGGTCTTACAAG ATTGGTCTTCATGGGGAAGCATTGGGTCTCCATTCAATCAGTGGGAGTTCCTCAGTTGAGTGGGCAGAGGGGTCTTTGGTGGCCCAAAGACAGCCACTGTCATGGTATAAA ACTACTTTCAACGCTCCTGCTGGGAATTCCCCTTTGGCACTGGATATGGGCAGCATGGGAAAAGGCCAAATATGGATCAATGGACAACATGTTGGACGTCACTGGCCTGCTTATAAAGCATCTGGAACATGTGGGGACTGTAGCTATATTGGAACttataatgaaaagaaatgctCAACTAATTGTGGCGAGGCTTCCCAGAGAtg GTATCATGTCCCTCAGTCATGGCTAAAGCCAACAGGGAACTTGCTGGTTGTGTTTGAAGAATGGGGTGGAGATCCAAATGGGATTTCTTTGGTTAGAAGAGATGTAGACAGTGTGTGTGCTGATATTTACGAGTGGCAGCCAACTTTGATGAATTATCAGATGCAAGCATCTGGTAAAGTCAATAAGCCACTGAGGCCTAAAGCTCATCTGTCCTGTGGCCCTGGACAGAAAATCAGATCAATCAAGTTTGCCAGCTTTGGGACACCAGAAGGGGTTTGTGGAAGCTATCGCCAGGGAAGCTGTCATGCCTTCCACTCTTATGATGCTTTTAACAAT CTTTGTGTTGGGCAGAATTCGTGCTCGGTGACTGTAGCACCTGAAATGTTTGGGGGAGATCCTTGCCTGAATGTCATGAAGAAACTAGCAGTAGAGGCCATTTGCAGCTGA